One window of Scylla paramamosain isolate STU-SP2022 chromosome 47, ASM3559412v1, whole genome shotgun sequence genomic DNA carries:
- the LOC135094924 gene encoding LOW QUALITY PROTEIN: putative ammonium transporter 1 (The sequence of the model RefSeq protein was modified relative to this genomic sequence to represent the inferred CDS: inserted 1 base in 1 codon), whose translation MQCGFAFLEAGAVRSKNTTNILIKNILDVSPTVIGGIAYWVVGYALAFGRGNPFCGTSLWAGVGVQDERLAFWFFQFVFAATAATIVSGSMAERCAFHAYLIYSVVLTAVVYPVVSHWAWSEDGWLAGTPYQDFAGSGVVHLXGGVAALVGSVILGPRYGRFGPTGKILRGHSVPLAALGGFILLFGFLAFNGGSQASISHEGDAGAVAKAVVNTVISGCCGGVTALLVYRSRFCGRLSTWSFLMALNGALTAMTNKTPKHPQTDPPPPPAPPVDDPLDAVAVHMGGGLWGLVAVGLLQEGGAVRGGSLATLGWNLVGALAIMAWAGGLCLIIFGALRHLGWLRVSVDMEMQGMDILKHGEPAYPAEAWLERQYSFTASSKGCQDDSDLPPNMTASWRPQAPHHPHHNGLSLPPAPSPHQPSADLHELAEITGHASQAGHQRSQGHINEGFVMEKL comes from the exons ATGCAATGTGGGTTTGCTTTCCTGGAGGCGGGCGCTGTGAGGTCCAAAAACACGACAAACATCCTAATCAAGAACATTTTGGACGTGT cacccacagtCATCGGGGGCATCGCGTACTGGGTAGTCGGATACGCCCTAGCTTTTGGACGCGGCAACCCCTTCTGCGGGACGAGCCTGTGGGCGGGCGTGGGCGTGCAGGACGAGCGGCTGGCCTTCTGGTTCTTCCAATTTGTGTttgccgccaccgccgccaccatagTGTCAGGGTCCATGGCGGAGAGATGCGCCTTCCACGCCTATCTCATCTACTCCGTGGTGCTGACAG cTGTGGTGTACCCTGTGGTGTCTCATTGGGCGTGGTCTGAGGACGGCTGGCTAGCGGGCACCCCTTACCAGGACTTCGCAGGGTCGGGGGTGGTGCACC ACGGGGGCGTGGCGGCATTGGTGGGTTCTGTCATCCTGGGGCCACGCTATGGTCGCTTCGGCCCCACTGGGAAGATCCTGCGGGGTCATTCTGTGCCG CTGGCAGCACTGGGCggcttcatcctcctcttcggcTTCCTGGCTTTTAACGGCGGGTCACAGGCGTCCATCAGCCACGAGGGGGACGCGGGGGCAGTGGCGAAGGCAGTCGTGAACACCGTCATCTCCGGCTGCTGTGGGGGCGTCACGGCGCTTCTAGTTTACAGGTCCAGATTCTGCGGGCGCCTCTCCACCTGGTCCTTCCTAATGGCGCTTAACGGGGCCCTAACTGCTATG acaaacaaaacaccaaaacacccacaaaccgATCCCCCACCGCCCCCTGCCCCCCCAGTGGACGACCCCCTTGACGCCGTGGCAGTGCACATGGGCGGGGGGCTGTGGGGGCTGGTGGCGGTGGGGCTGCtgcaggagggaggggcggTGCGCGGCGGCTCCCTCGCTACACTGGGCTGGAACCTCGTGGGCGCGCTGGCTATCATGGCGTGGGCGGGGGGCTTGTGTCTCATCATTTTCGGCGCCCTTAGACACCTCGGCTGGCTACGCGTGTCTGTGGATATGGAGATGcaag GCATGGACATCCTGAAGCACGGGGAGCCGGCGTACCCTGCGGAGGCGTGGCTGGAGCGGCAGTACTCCTTCACGGCCTCCTCTAAAGGGTGCCAAGACGACAGTG ACCTGCCTCCCAACATGACAGCCTCGTGGCGCCCCCAGgctccccaccacccccaccacaacGGCCTGTCGCTGCCTCCTGCCCCCAGCCCCCACCAACCCTCCGCTGACCTCCACGAGCTGGCCGAGATCACGGGTCACGCCAGTCAAGCCGGCCATCAGAGGTCACAGGGTCACATCAATGAAGGTTTCGTCATGGAGAAGTTGTAG